ACGTTCGCAATGTCCGGCATTGTGGGATACCACACGGTGTGGGGCGTTACGCCCGCCCTCCACTCGCCGCTCATGTCCGTCACGAACGCCATCTCGGGCATAACGGCCGTCGGtgggctgctgctgatgggtgGCGGTGTGATGCCGTCCAACACGATCGAAACGCTCGCGGCCAGTGCAGCGCTCATTTCGTTCGTCAACATTTTCGGCGGCTTTCTCGTGACGCAGCGCATGCTGGATATGTTTAAGCGCCCAACGGACCCGCCCGAGCACAACTACCTGTACGGCATCCCGGCCGCCGTGTTTCTGGGCGGGTATGGTGTCGGTGCACTGCAGCAGCTGCCCGAAATCCACCAGATGGCATATCTGGCCTCGAGTCTTTGCTGTATCGGGGCGCTCGTCGGGCTGTCCTCGCAGAAAACGTCTCGGCTGGGCAATGCGCTCGGTATGATGGGCGTTACGGGCGGTATTGCCGCCACCCTGGGGCACATGGCCCCGAGCACAGAGGTGCTGATGCAGATGGGCGGTGTGGCTGGATTGGGCGGACTGCTCGGATCGATCATTGCCAAGCGCATTCAAATTACGGATCTGCCGCAGCTGGTGGCCGCCTTCCACAGCCTGGTCGGTGCCGCCGCTGTGCTGACCTGTGTGGCGACGTACATGCACGATTTCCCCACGCTGGCGACCGACCCGGCGGCCAACGTGCTGAAGACGGCCCTGTTTCTGGGCACGTACATCGGGGGCGTCACGTTTAGTGGATCGCTCGTAGCGTACGGCAAGCTGCAGGGCGTCCTTAACTCGGccccactgctgctgcccggccggcactttatcaacggAGGCTTGCTGGCGGGCAATCTGGCCGCTATGGGTGCGTTCTACCTGGAGCCGACGATGGCCGGCGGGCTGGGACTGCTCGGTGCGACGGCCGCCATGTCGACGGCGATGGGCGTCACGCTGACGGCTGCCATCGGTGGCGCCGACATGCCGGTCGTCATCACGGTGCTGAACTCGTACTCCGGTTGGGCGCTGTGCGCAGAAGGCTTCATGCTAAACAACAACCTGATGACGATCGTGGGCGCCCTGATCGGTTCGTCCGGTGCCATCCTGTCCTACATCATGTGCAAAGCGATGAACCGGTCGCTGCCGAACGTGATCCTGGGCGGGTACGGTACGACCTCGACGGCCGGCGGCAAGCCGGCAGAAATTGTGGGCACCCACACGGAGGTAAACGTGGACGGCGTGGTGGAGATGATACGCAACTCGAagaacatcatcatcacgccCGGGTATGGGCTGTGCGTGGCCAAGGCGCAGTACCCGATCGCGGAGATGGTGAGCTTGTTGAAGGCGCGCGGCAAGAAGGTACGTTTCGGCATCCATCCGGTGGCGGGCCGGATGCCGGGCCAGCTGAACGTGCTGCTGGCGGAGGCGGGCGTCCCGTACGACGACGTGCTCGAGATGGAGGAGATCAACGAAGACTTTGACGAGACTGATCTGGTGCTGGTGATCGGTGCGAACGACACGGTGAACAGTGCGGCGGAGGACGACCCGAACTCGATCATTGCCGGCATGCCAGTGCTGCGCGTCTGGAAGGCGGATCAGGTAAGTGGAGGCGCTGGACTGTTACCGACATGTCGTGGGACATCACTAACCTGGAGCTCTTATCTATCTGTAGGTGGTTGTGATGAAGCGTTCGCTTGGCGTCGGTTACGCGGCAGTGGACAACCCGATTTTCTACAAACCGAACACCTCGATGTTGCTCGGTGACGCGAAGAAGACGTGCGACGCCCTGCTGGGCAAGATTAAGGAAGACAAC
This is a stretch of genomic DNA from Anopheles merus strain MAF chromosome 2R, AmerM5.1, whole genome shotgun sequence. It encodes these proteins:
- the LOC121602612 gene encoding NAD(P) transhydrogenase, mitochondrial-like produces the protein MTRGVLRLCCQLQGDALLQLTKPVHPLRLFSGSVKLLQKDGKPATAVKGVPYQNLVIGVPKERWANEKRVSVTPVVAGTLVKKGFKVQVESGAGLNAKFRDADYEAAGASIVDGRKAFETDIVLKVRQPIEPEIPQLRDASTLISFLYPAQNKELIDKLAQRKINAFAMDAIPRISRAQVFDALSSMANISGYRAVIEAANHFPRFFTGQITAAGKVPPAKILVIGGGVAGLAAIGQARGMGAIVRAFDTRPVVKEQVESMGAEFLTINISEDGSTAGGYSKEMSKEFIEAEMALFAKQCKEVDVIITTALIPGKKAPLLITEEMVKSMKPGSVIVDLAAETGGNVQTTVPGEIKVVHDVVHVGLTDFPSRLPTQSSTLYANNISKFLLSMGEKDHFHINPEDEVVRGSMVLQGGNLMWPPPVIPVSAKPPAAVAASKPAAIKAEALPADPFKETLRSSLMYTGGLGTLLGLGAVAPNAAFTTMMTTFAMSGIVGYHTVWGVTPALHSPLMSVTNAISGITAVGGLLLMGGGVMPSNTIETLAASAALISFVNIFGGFLVTQRMLDMFKRPTDPPEHNYLYGIPAAVFLGGYGVGALQQLPEIHQMAYLASSLCCIGALVGLSSQKTSRLGNALGMMGVTGGIAATLGHMAPSTEVLMQMGGVAGLGGLLGSIIAKRIQITDLPQLVAAFHSLVGAAAVLTCVATYMHDFPTLATDPAANVLKTALFLGTYIGGVTFSGSLVAYGKLQGVLNSAPLLLPGRHFINGGLLAGNLAAMGAFYLEPTMAGGLGLLGATAAMSTAMGVTLTAAIGGADMPVVITVLNSYSGWALCAEGFMLNNNLMTIVGALIGSSGAILSYIMCKAMNRSLPNVILGGYGTTSTAGGKPAEIVGTHTEVNVDGVVEMIRNSKNIIITPGYGLCVAKAQYPIAEMVSLLKARGKKVRFGIHPVAGRMPGQLNVLLAEAGVPYDDVLEMEEINEDFDETDLVLVIGANDTVNSAAEDDPNSIIAGMPVLRVWKADQVVVMKRSLGVGYAAVDNPIFYKPNTSMLLGDAKKTCDALLGKIKEDN